The proteins below come from a single Mucilaginibacter mali genomic window:
- a CDS encoding glycosyl hydrolase family 95 catalytic domain-containing protein — protein sequence MKKIIAILLFSFVYQIGFGQHLSAYNLRFNQLAGRWDEAMPLGNGMLGALIWGKGDKLRLSLDRADLWDERQAMPDLNRYNFKWVQQQVDKKEYGIVQQTLDAPYDTKPYPTKLPAGAIEFNISRLGKVISNVLDIKTALNTVKFESGVVFNCYIHATKNQGFFGFENLKDTDVLPELIVHNYAGNEKATNDNTHAGQGLQKLGYAKGEVIKTANTIRYRQPVYDGHFYEILIRWTKMGNKLIGLWTVTKDAPADIPAISEKAKEPTGWDSHVKWWAEFWNKSSISIPDELVQRQYYLEQYKLGSVARKGAPAITLQAVWTADNASLPPWKGDFHNDLNTQLSYWPTYTSNHLAEGKTFTDWLWKVKGESEKYTKAYFGVDGINIPGVVTLSGYPMGGWIQYSQSPTVGAWCAQHFYWQWKYSMDPQFFKEQAYPYITQSAKFLEGITFLQNGVRKLPLSSSPEYNDNAITAWFKEWSNFDLGLAKFLFKAAAEVSQVKGDKAGQEHWLTILSQLPDFETNETGFAVAPGQNLTSSHRHMSPYMAIYPLALLDVNRPEDKIRIINSFKQLEAKGTKGWCGYSFSWMACLYARAYEADKAIKQLQIFASNFCSANSFHLNGDQKGGQYSGFTYRPFTLEGNFAFAQGVNELLLQSRGGYIEVFPSIPGNWSNCSFKNLRAEGAFLVSATYKNGKAMYVRVVAEKGGRLNIKLPKGAFTLAGKKLKPQNNIVSVNTKARQKLVFVAKG from the coding sequence TTGAAAAAGATAATCGCCATTCTGCTTTTTAGCTTTGTTTATCAAATTGGTTTCGGGCAGCACCTGTCCGCGTACAACCTGCGTTTTAACCAGTTGGCCGGCAGGTGGGATGAGGCGATGCCCCTGGGTAACGGCATGTTGGGCGCGCTGATCTGGGGTAAAGGTGATAAGCTGCGTTTATCGTTAGACAGGGCCGACCTTTGGGACGAACGTCAGGCCATGCCCGATCTGAACCGTTACAATTTTAAGTGGGTGCAGCAGCAGGTTGATAAAAAGGAGTATGGCATTGTGCAGCAAACTTTAGATGCACCTTATGATACCAAGCCCTATCCAACCAAATTGCCTGCAGGCGCCATCGAGTTTAATATTAGCCGTTTAGGTAAGGTAATCTCGAACGTATTAGACATAAAAACGGCCTTAAATACCGTGAAGTTTGAAAGTGGCGTGGTGTTTAACTGTTATATCCATGCTACAAAAAACCAGGGCTTTTTTGGTTTCGAAAACTTGAAGGACACGGATGTTTTACCCGAACTGATCGTACATAACTATGCTGGGAACGAAAAGGCAACCAATGATAATACCCACGCGGGCCAGGGCCTGCAGAAATTAGGTTATGCCAAAGGGGAGGTTATCAAAACCGCCAATACCATCCGCTACCGGCAACCGGTTTACGATGGCCATTTTTACGAAATACTGATCCGCTGGACAAAGATGGGAAACAAACTGATCGGCTTGTGGACGGTTACCAAGGATGCCCCGGCAGATATTCCGGCTATATCGGAAAAGGCAAAGGAACCAACCGGTTGGGACAGCCACGTTAAATGGTGGGCTGAATTTTGGAACAAATCTTCTATTTCTATTCCCGATGAATTGGTGCAGCGGCAGTATTATCTTGAACAGTATAAATTAGGGTCGGTAGCCCGGAAAGGCGCGCCCGCTATTACCTTACAAGCTGTTTGGACGGCTGATAACGCGAGTTTGCCCCCGTGGAAAGGCGATTTCCACAACGATCTGAACACGCAGTTAAGCTATTGGCCAACCTATACATCAAACCACCTGGCCGAGGGGAAAACGTTTACCGACTGGCTTTGGAAGGTAAAAGGGGAGAGCGAAAAATACACAAAAGCCTACTTTGGTGTTGATGGCATTAATATACCCGGTGTGGTTACCCTGAGTGGTTACCCCATGGGCGGCTGGATCCAGTATTCGCAATCGCCAACGGTAGGCGCCTGGTGCGCGCAGCATTTTTACTGGCAATGGAAGTATTCCATGGATCCGCAATTTTTTAAAGAACAGGCCTATCCATATATTACCCAATCCGCTAAGTTTTTAGAAGGGATCACCTTTTTGCAAAATGGTGTACGCAAGTTGCCGCTAAGCTCCAGTCCCGAATATAATGACAACGCTATTACTGCCTGGTTTAAAGAGTGGAGCAATTTTGACTTGGGTTTAGCCAAGTTCCTGTTCAAAGCAGCTGCCGAGGTAAGCCAGGTTAAAGGCGACAAAGCCGGGCAGGAACATTGGCTAACCATCTTGTCGCAACTGCCTGATTTTGAAACCAATGAAACGGGATTTGCCGTCGCGCCGGGGCAAAACTTAACCTCATCGCACCGACATATGTCGCCCTATATGGCCATTTACCCTTTGGCCCTGCTCGACGTGAACAGACCTGAAGATAAAATCCGGATAATTAACTCCTTTAAACAATTGGAAGCAAAGGGGACAAAGGGATGGTGCGGATATTCCTTCAGTTGGATGGCCTGTTTATATGCAAGGGCTTATGAAGCCGATAAGGCGATCAAACAGTTGCAGATCTTCGCTTCAAATTTCTGCTCTGCAAACAGTTTCCATCTAAACGGCGATCAAAAAGGTGGACAGTACTCCGGGTTCACTTATCGGCCTTTTACTTTAGAAGGGAACTTTGCTTTTGCGCAGGGCGTGAATGAGTTACTGCTACAAAGTCGGGGCGGATACATTGAGGTATTTCCATCGATACCCGGCAACTGGAGTAATTGTTCTTTCAAGAATCTCCGCGCGGAAGGCGCGTTTTTAGTGAGCGCAACCTATAAAAATGGTAAAGCGATGTATGTACGGGTTGTGGCAGAGAAGGGGGGGAGGCTAAATATCAAATTGCCAAAAGGGGCTTTTACACTGGCTGGTAAAAAACTTAAACCACAAAACAATATAGTTAGCGTTAACACCAAAGCCAGGCAAAAATTAGTTTTTGTTGCCAAAGGGTAG
- a CDS encoding M60 family metallopeptidase → MKKLITIALVALSLTTFAQEAEKNPATVIIGPKNKLAAKDTAFKRQITQWCETNLAIKDYKKVSAHPSAAYFPGAVKEGFQFTKRTINIKHQKIVDSLVPIVSRMRYSGNWANILYSTGLYAVPGEYVEIDVPAGIDTRYLKVQIGAHSDRLNSRDANERPWSRMPIITKVQELSKGKNRVASPFGGLIYITYPPREASWEGDVAISHAVAAPLFVLGKTTDEEWKAQLLNNKAPWGELASANMIITLANEDLQQVDHPAEVMKLWDLIVGGEMDLAQIKMPFYRAQRMVVDAQISAGAMHSGYPFMTYHSPSSSTSSIDVAANPAVLMKPSKGGANWGFFHELGHNMQNLDWVFGGSTEVSNNFFSLYMFDRLLGGRDDAHSAISSENTQKSMKKYFAEGADYEKWKKDPFLGLIMFRQIHESFGWESFKAFFREYQKFATEDIRTPESQKPDLFVATFSKVIKRNLAPFFIKWGIPVSERTQKELSVYEGWMPYNFPPQN, encoded by the coding sequence ATGAAAAAACTGATAACCATTGCATTAGTAGCGCTATCCTTAACCACTTTCGCGCAGGAGGCCGAAAAGAACCCGGCGACGGTAATTATCGGCCCGAAAAACAAATTAGCGGCAAAAGATACCGCTTTCAAAAGGCAGATCACTCAGTGGTGCGAAACCAATTTAGCCATTAAAGATTATAAAAAAGTAAGCGCTCATCCATCGGCGGCCTATTTTCCGGGCGCCGTAAAAGAGGGCTTCCAATTCACCAAACGCACCATTAATATCAAACACCAAAAGATAGTGGATAGCCTGGTGCCCATTGTTAGCCGTATGCGTTATTCGGGTAACTGGGCCAATATTTTGTACAGCACAGGTTTGTATGCCGTTCCGGGCGAATATGTTGAGATCGATGTCCCTGCCGGTATCGATACCCGGTATTTAAAAGTACAGATCGGCGCGCATTCCGATCGCCTGAATAGCAGGGATGCAAATGAGCGGCCATGGAGCAGGATGCCCATCATTACTAAAGTACAGGAGTTGTCAAAAGGTAAAAATAGGGTCGCGTCGCCATTTGGCGGTTTAATTTACATCACCTATCCGCCAAGGGAAGCAAGTTGGGAGGGCGATGTCGCCATTAGCCATGCTGTTGCCGCGCCACTATTTGTTTTAGGCAAAACCACCGACGAGGAATGGAAAGCGCAATTATTAAATAATAAAGCGCCATGGGGCGAACTGGCTTCGGCAAATATGATCATCACCCTTGCTAACGAAGACCTGCAACAGGTAGATCACCCGGCCGAAGTAATGAAACTATGGGATCTGATAGTTGGTGGCGAGATGGACCTTGCGCAGATAAAAATGCCATTTTACCGGGCGCAAAGGATGGTAGTTGATGCGCAGATCAGCGCAGGGGCTATGCATAGCGGTTATCCATTTATGACCTATCATAGCCCGAGCAGCAGTACTTCAAGTATCGATGTGGCCGCGAATCCGGCCGTATTGATGAAACCCAGCAAGGGGGGCGCAAACTGGGGCTTTTTTCATGAACTGGGCCATAATATGCAAAACCTGGATTGGGTTTTTGGCGGATCGACGGAGGTAAGCAATAACTTCTTTTCCCTGTATATGTTCGACAGGTTATTGGGCGGACGGGATGACGCGCATTCGGCCATCTCATCAGAGAATACCCAAAAATCGATGAAGAAGTACTTTGCAGAGGGCGCCGATTACGAGAAATGGAAAAAGGATCCGTTCTTAGGTCTCATCATGTTCAGGCAGATCCACGAATCGTTTGGCTGGGAAAGTTTTAAAGCCTTTTTTAGAGAGTACCAAAAATTCGCGACAGAGGATATCCGGACGCCAGAGAGCCAAAAGCCCGATCTGTTCGTAGCTACTTTCTCAAAGGTCATTAAAAGAAACCTGGCGCCATTCTTCATCAAATGGGGTATCCCGGTTAGCGAGCGTACACAAAAAGAGTTATCCGTTTACGAAGGGTGGATGCCTTACAATTTCCCGCCGCAAAACTAA
- a CDS encoding VOC family protein, whose product MRAIHPWINFNGNAEEAFTFYKSVFGGEFTKVIRFKDLASADFQVPENEANKIMHIALPIGKHTMLMANDVPEFMGRVNENENRSKIVVSAESKEEADQVFNGLSAGGDIEGPIGEGPWGTYAGMFRDKYGIEWIVEFDPNYNG is encoded by the coding sequence ATGAGAGCAATTCACCCATGGATCAACTTCAACGGCAATGCCGAAGAAGCTTTTACCTTTTACAAATCAGTTTTTGGCGGCGAGTTCACAAAAGTCATCCGTTTTAAAGACCTGGCAAGTGCCGACTTCCAGGTTCCGGAAAACGAAGCCAACAAAATAATGCACATCGCCCTGCCTATCGGCAAGCACACCATGCTAATGGCCAATGATGTGCCTGAATTTATGGGCAGGGTAAACGAAAACGAAAACCGATCTAAAATAGTGGTCAGTGCCGAAAGCAAGGAAGAGGCTGATCAGGTATTTAATGGCTTATCGGCAGGTGGGGACATTGAAGGCCCTATTGGCGAGGGACCCTGGGGTACTTATGCAGGTATGTTCAGGGACAAGTATGGCATTGAATGGATAGTGGAATTTGACCCAAATTACAACGGGTAA
- a CDS encoding SRPBCC family protein, protein MNNDLLFDFNVDKTAKMVYITREFNAGQSLVWDAFTKADLLDQWGAPAPMRAKTKYMDFKVGGRRFYAMISPDGQERWAVQEYTSITPKTNFKMYNAFSDKDENRELPGSEWDYNFSEQNGITKVDITIYNESFERLEKLLEGFKIGFTMTLKNLEELLATLS, encoded by the coding sequence ATGAACAACGATTTGCTATTTGATTTTAATGTTGACAAAACAGCCAAAATGGTTTACATCACCAGGGAGTTTAACGCCGGGCAATCTTTAGTATGGGATGCCTTTACCAAAGCCGACCTACTGGACCAATGGGGAGCACCCGCCCCTATGCGCGCCAAAACTAAATATATGGATTTTAAAGTAGGTGGCAGGCGCTTTTACGCGATGATAAGCCCCGACGGGCAGGAGCGCTGGGCGGTGCAGGAGTATACATCCATTACCCCAAAAACTAATTTTAAAATGTACAACGCGTTTTCGGACAAAGACGAAAACCGCGAACTGCCTGGCTCTGAATGGGATTACAATTTCAGCGAGCAAAACGGCATTACCAAAGTGGATATTACCATTTATAACGAATCGTTTGAGCGGTTGGAAAAACTATTAGAGGGCTTCAAGATTGGCTTCACCATGACCTTGAAGAACCTGGAGGAGTTGTTGGCTACCTTATCATAG
- a CDS encoding ArsR/SmtB family transcription factor has translation MKQDIFQAIADPTRRAILTLLAIQALTPNVMAEKFDMTRQAVSKHIKVLHECDLVKAEQSGREIYYHFNAKKMQEFDHWLAQFRQSWETQFNQLDQLLSTIKEQGTE, from the coding sequence ATGAAACAAGATATATTCCAGGCCATAGCCGACCCGACACGCAGGGCAATTTTAACGCTGCTTGCCATCCAGGCGCTGACACCAAACGTAATGGCCGAAAAATTTGACATGACCCGGCAGGCGGTATCAAAACATATTAAGGTGCTTCATGAATGCGACCTGGTTAAAGCCGAGCAAAGCGGCCGGGAAATTTATTATCACTTTAACGCGAAAAAAATGCAGGAATTTGACCACTGGTTAGCCCAATTCAGGCAGAGTTGGGAAACACAATTCAATCAACTCGATCAACTATTATCGACCATTAAAGAACAGGGCACGGAATAG
- a CDS encoding sulfatase family protein: MNKLEIMRKAGSAVFGFKFPKLGFIAGVLFLNALSVFSQQKPNVVIIYADDLGYGDLSCYGSKIIKTPNIDAVAKSGIRFTNAHSTSPTCTPSRFALMTGIYPWRQTGTGILPGDAKLIIPANHITLPKVFKKAGYYTALVGKWHLGLGDSVNKNWNGEIKPGPNEVGFDYSFIFPATADRVPTVFLENHYVIASDTNDRILVNYRKKVGNDPTGKENPELLKVKADPNQGHNNTIVNGIGRIGFMSGGYKARWVDEELTYTFVDKAGEVIKSHKKQPFLLCYNAIEPHVPRMPATQFKGKSGLGYRGDAILQLDWAVGQIVKYLRENKLEQNTLIIISSDNGPVLNDGYLDGASESYHGEQLGGLRGGKYSLLEGGTRLPFIVSWPGKLKSGVSDAMFSQVDLLASFAAMFDQAVPRNEAVDSENHLDALLGRNKSGRALLIEGNTKDKLAIVKGDWKYIPPGNGPALDKLVNIETGNSRDPQLFNLKTDPAERNNLARKYPEKVRELDQLLQAKLR, translated from the coding sequence ATGAATAAACTTGAAATTATGAGAAAAGCAGGTTCAGCGGTATTTGGCTTTAAATTCCCAAAGCTGGGTTTTATAGCAGGTGTTCTTTTCTTAAATGCCCTTTCTGTATTTAGCCAGCAAAAGCCTAACGTTGTTATTATTTACGCCGATGATCTGGGTTATGGAGATCTAAGTTGCTACGGATCGAAAATAATAAAGACACCTAATATTGACGCTGTAGCTAAGAGTGGGATCAGGTTTACAAATGCCCATTCAACTTCGCCAACATGCACTCCTTCCCGGTTTGCACTCATGACGGGTATTTACCCATGGCGCCAAACCGGTACCGGCATATTACCCGGCGACGCAAAACTCATCATTCCCGCCAACCATATCACCTTGCCTAAAGTGTTTAAAAAAGCAGGATATTATACCGCGTTGGTTGGCAAATGGCATCTTGGCTTAGGTGATAGCGTTAACAAAAATTGGAATGGCGAAATAAAGCCAGGCCCCAACGAGGTTGGCTTCGACTACTCATTTATCTTCCCCGCGACGGCTGACCGCGTGCCGACCGTTTTTTTGGAGAACCATTACGTGATCGCTTCCGATACTAACGACAGGATACTGGTAAATTATCGCAAAAAGGTTGGCAATGATCCGACAGGGAAAGAAAACCCCGAGCTTTTGAAAGTAAAAGCCGATCCTAATCAGGGCCATAACAATACAATTGTTAACGGTATCGGCAGGATCGGTTTTATGTCGGGTGGATACAAAGCGCGCTGGGTTGACGAAGAACTTACTTACACTTTTGTAGATAAGGCTGGCGAGGTGATCAAATCGCATAAAAAGCAACCTTTTTTATTATGTTATAATGCAATCGAACCCCATGTTCCGCGTATGCCGGCCACGCAGTTTAAGGGTAAAAGTGGCCTTGGGTATCGTGGTGATGCCATACTGCAACTTGACTGGGCCGTTGGACAAATTGTTAAATACCTAAGGGAAAATAAGTTAGAACAAAATACACTAATTATTATAAGCAGCGATAACGGACCGGTGCTGAATGATGGTTATCTTGACGGCGCTTCCGAAAGTTACCACGGAGAGCAGTTAGGCGGACTTCGCGGAGGCAAGTATAGCTTATTGGAAGGCGGGACCAGGTTGCCTTTTATTGTGAGTTGGCCCGGGAAGTTAAAATCAGGTGTTTCCGATGCGATGTTTAGCCAGGTAGATCTGCTGGCATCGTTCGCCGCGATGTTTGATCAGGCCGTTCCGCGTAATGAAGCTGTCGATAGTGAGAATCATTTGGACGCGCTGCTGGGAAGAAACAAGAGCGGGCGGGCATTACTGATAGAAGGTAACACCAAAGACAAACTCGCTATTGTAAAAGGCGATTGGAAATATATTCCCCCCGGTAATGGTCCGGCATTAGATAAGCTGGTAAATATTGAAACAGGGAACAGCAGAGACCCCCAACTATTTAATTTAAAAACCGACCCGGCCGAAAGAAACAACCTTGCGCGGAAATACCCTGAAAAGGTTAGGGAATTAGATCAGCTGTTGCAGGCGAAATTAAGGTAA
- a CDS encoding DUF6443 domain-containing protein, whose amino-acid sequence MKKHLKPLILLVLALTGIYGAANAQSNTRNYIMTRVPRTPIKTNGRLDTLTSNKDSVQSTIQYIDALGRPVQTVQMFGSPTGKDVVQGQMYDEFGREMIKYQPYTLTPTAAGQYQPLAVFGTGTYSGSQQYNFYQQSGQGYVNTPVAFAASITELSSVGRLTEQGAPGTAWQLGGGHTVRMDYANNNTKPLSDTANTRRVARYTAVANSNGSRTLSRDSSFTAVYAANQLSVTITKDENWVNGRAGTVEEYKDKDGRVVLKRTYNYKSGALETLSTYYVYDDKGMLAYVLPPGANPDATGSISSTTLTNFCYQYRYDDRGRMTEKRIPGKGWDFTVYNIIDQAVATQDSMQRVANKWIFTKYDALGRAVLTGIWDNSNTAISRTSLQTTLSGLTTNLWEGPQNSGSGYTTVAWPTSYTTLLSANYYDTYSNIPGLPSGYTAPGNAVLSMAKGQVTATKTAVLNNPTDMLWSVHYYDDEGKAIKVYQQHYLAGVQSNYNYDEVSTTYDFNDEVTATTRNHYIKNSGNTDKVLGVSVGNTFAYDHTGRKLRTYEQINSGTNTILSQNVYNELSQLYQKNLGGINDPGSGSTPSTLTLGSGDAVTSGSVTKTASGSITLSPGFYVSSGATFRAYISGYLQTITYNYNERGWLRTTGSSGNLFNMELQYETPTSGKQYNGNIAQMDYNTTKETNPGNRTFAYSYDKLNRLTNAAFTGGLTADGLGETIAYDQMGNITSLTRAAQSYGALGYSYSGNQLTGVTGTGFTTRSYAYDGNGNATSDGGSKNIAYNLLNLPQTVTQSSTTLATYTYDAGGQKLRNTGSDGTWDYVNGIVYKNNAISFIQTEEGRAERKTDGSYNYEYNLKDHLGNTRISLDSYGGVARVLQEDEYYSFGLRKTYGGYDFSNNNRYLYNGKEIQTDLANQYDYGARFYDPVIGRWTSVDPLAELGRRWSTYTYGFNNPISVIDPDGMWGDYYNSDGSYYGSDGKNDNKAYVADGVTKNNKGIVTSANNAKELSLSHDKFAISSNVVKHESSGDASESLWIANAANNAKDNNAIDYKRQNSTLYDQLTDQNYSTTPASARKALDDNDKSSDAKNARAAVISVLSGKADPTGGAVLWDGTDFLQKGEHQAKFKQYSCIDIGASDLQKYVNANKKTSPEATFKTAIDGRTSYEGSGKGKNYSLYSTGVQGKSIFWNIGKKK is encoded by the coding sequence ATGAAAAAACATTTAAAACCTTTAATCCTGTTGGTGCTTGCGTTAACAGGTATATATGGCGCTGCAAATGCCCAAAGCAACACGCGCAATTATATAATGACGCGTGTGCCGCGCACCCCCATAAAAACCAATGGCCGGCTGGATACGCTAACCAGTAATAAAGATTCGGTACAAAGCACTATACAGTATATTGATGCCCTTGGCAGGCCGGTGCAAACTGTACAAATGTTTGGCAGCCCTACCGGCAAAGATGTGGTGCAAGGCCAAATGTATGATGAGTTTGGCCGCGAGATGATCAAATACCAGCCCTATACCCTAACACCAACCGCGGCGGGCCAATACCAGCCCCTGGCCGTTTTTGGTACTGGCACCTATAGCGGCAGCCAGCAGTATAACTTTTACCAGCAAAGCGGGCAGGGTTATGTAAATACCCCGGTGGCCTTTGCTGCCAGCATTACCGAACTGTCATCTGTAGGCAGGCTAACCGAACAGGGGGCGCCGGGCACAGCCTGGCAGTTGGGTGGCGGCCATACCGTGCGTATGGATTATGCTAACAATAATACCAAGCCGCTTAGCGATACCGCCAACACCCGCCGCGTGGCGCGCTATACCGCCGTTGCCAACAGCAATGGCAGCCGCACACTTAGCCGCGACAGTAGTTTTACTGCCGTATATGCAGCCAACCAGTTAAGCGTAACCATTACCAAAGACGAGAACTGGGTAAACGGCCGCGCTGGCACGGTTGAAGAATATAAGGATAAAGACGGCCGTGTGGTATTAAAGCGTACCTACAACTACAAAAGTGGTGCGCTTGAAACCTTGAGCACCTATTATGTGTACGATGATAAAGGGATGCTGGCCTATGTGCTGCCGCCCGGTGCCAACCCTGATGCTACCGGCAGTATTAGCAGTACCACGCTTACCAATTTTTGTTATCAGTACCGATATGACGACCGTGGCCGCATGACCGAAAAACGTATCCCAGGTAAAGGTTGGGACTTTACGGTATATAACATTATAGACCAGGCGGTAGCCACCCAGGACAGCATGCAGCGCGTAGCCAACAAATGGATATTTACCAAGTATGACGCTTTGGGCCGCGCGGTGCTGACCGGTATATGGGATAACAGCAATACTGCCATTAGCAGGACAAGCCTGCAAACTACGCTAAGCGGCCTGACCACCAACCTTTGGGAAGGCCCGCAAAACAGCGGCAGCGGTTACACCACAGTTGCATGGCCCACCAGTTATACTACGCTGCTATCGGCCAATTATTACGATACCTATAGTAATATCCCAGGCCTGCCATCGGGCTATACAGCGCCCGGTAACGCGGTATTGAGCATGGCTAAAGGACAAGTAACCGCCACTAAAACTGCTGTGCTGAACAACCCGACAGATATGCTGTGGAGCGTACATTATTACGATGATGAGGGTAAAGCCATAAAAGTGTACCAACAGCATTACCTGGCGGGGGTGCAAAGCAATTATAATTACGATGAGGTAAGCACAACGTACGATTTTAATGATGAGGTAACAGCCACCACCCGTAATCATTACATAAAAAACAGCGGCAATACTGATAAAGTATTAGGCGTAAGCGTAGGGAATACTTTTGCTTACGACCATACCGGCCGTAAATTGCGTACTTACGAGCAAATAAACAGTGGCACCAATACCATACTAAGCCAAAATGTTTATAACGAACTAAGCCAGCTTTACCAAAAAAACCTGGGTGGTATTAACGACCCGGGTAGCGGCAGCACACCGTCCACACTAACATTAGGCAGCGGCGATGCGGTAACCAGCGGGAGCGTAACCAAAACAGCTTCGGGAAGTATTACGCTTAGCCCGGGCTTTTATGTAAGTAGTGGGGCTACATTTAGGGCATATATATCGGGTTACCTGCAAACCATTACCTATAACTATAACGAGCGGGGCTGGCTGCGTACGACAGGGAGCAGTGGCAATTTGTTTAATATGGAACTACAGTACGAAACGCCCACAAGCGGCAAGCAGTACAACGGTAACATAGCTCAGATGGATTACAATACCACTAAAGAGACCAACCCGGGCAACAGGACGTTTGCCTACAGTTACGACAAGTTGAACCGCCTGACCAACGCTGCCTTTACCGGTGGCCTAACAGCCGACGGCCTGGGCGAAACCATAGCTTATGACCAGATGGGTAATATTACATCGTTAACCCGTGCTGCCCAAAGCTATGGTGCTTTAGGCTATAGCTACAGTGGCAACCAGTTAACCGGAGTAACCGGCACAGGCTTTACTACCCGTAGCTATGCTTATGATGGCAATGGCAACGCCACCAGCGATGGCGGCAGTAAGAACATTGCTTATAATTTATTAAACCTGCCACAAACCGTAACCCAAAGCAGTACCACACTGGCTACTTACACTTACGATGCGGGGGGCCAAAAACTGCGTAACACCGGAAGTGACGGTACCTGGGATTATGTAAACGGCATTGTTTACAAAAATAACGCGATTAGTTTTATACAAACCGAAGAAGGCCGTGCCGAGCGCAAAACAGACGGCAGCTATAATTACGAGTATAACCTGAAAGACCATTTAGGTAACACCCGTATTAGTTTGGATAGCTATGGCGGCGTAGCCCGTGTATTGCAGGAAGACGAATACTACAGCTTTGGCCTGCGGAAAACCTACGGCGGTTATGATTTTTCTAACAATAACCGTTATCTTTATAATGGCAAGGAGATACAAACCGATTTAGCTAATCAGTACGATTACGGGGCGCGCTTTTATGATCCGGTGATTGGGAGGTGGACGAGTGTGGATCCGCTGGCGGAGTTAGGCAGAAGGTGGTCAACCTACACTTATGGATTTAATAATCCAATTAGTGTAATTGACCCAGACGGCATGTGGGGAGACTACTATAACTCAGATGGATCCTATTACGGTAGCGATGGGAAAAATGACAACAAAGCATACGTGGCTGATGGTGTCACCAAAAATAATAAAGGGATTGTAACTTCAGCCAATAATGCTAAGGAGTTATCGTTAAGCCATGACAAGTTTGCGATATCTTCCAATGTGGTTAAACATGAATCTTCAGGAGATGCGTCAGAAAGTTTATGGATAGCTAATGCTGCTAACAATGCTAAAGACAATAATGCTATAGATTATAAGAGACAGAACTCAACTTTATATGATCAACTCACCGATCAAAACTATTCAACTACTCCAGCTTCAGCGCGTAAGGCTTTAGATGATAATGACAAGAGTAGTGATGCGAAGAATGCAAGAGCAGCTGTTATTAGCGTTTTATCTGGTAAAGCTGATCCTACTGGTGGAGCTGTACTTTGGGACGGCACCGACTTCTTGCAAAAAGGGGAACATCAGGCTAAATTTAAACAGTATAGTTGCATTGATATAGGAGCCTCTGATTTACAGAAATATGTTAACGCAAATAAGAAAACCAGTCCAGAGGCAACCTTTAAAACAGCCATTGATGGTAGAACATCCTATGAGGGATCTGGTAAGGGTAAAAACTACTCACTATACTCTACAGGCGTTCAAGGAAAATCAATATTCTGGAATATAGGAAAGAAGAAATAA